The Acidobacteriota bacterium genome has a segment encoding these proteins:
- a CDS encoding HEAT repeat domain-containing protein, whose product MTCEKTQEKFADYLTGDLDEAGRAEVQAHILGCQACRQDLENLTVVWAKLGVLPEEQPGSVVRARFYAMLEDERRKIARAAAAAAAPRSRFAGRFSFRRPAFAASFSAFLLLVGLGAGWLISGARRGGGSYAALSRQVQDMRQQVALSLLNDPSASERIQGVGYTAEVKNPSDATLAALFKAVDADPNPNVRLAAVDALYLFRDRPGVRESLVRSLSVQTYPLVQVALIDFLVEVREAKAADALKKLIDAGELTPDVKKRAEQGLQQIAL is encoded by the coding sequence ATGACCTGCGAAAAGACCCAGGAAAAGTTCGCCGATTACCTGACCGGGGACCTCGACGAGGCCGGCCGGGCCGAGGTCCAGGCCCACATCCTCGGCTGCCAGGCCTGCCGCCAGGATCTCGAGAACCTGACCGTGGTCTGGGCCAAGCTCGGCGTTTTGCCCGAGGAGCAGCCGGGCAGCGTCGTCCGCGCCCGCTTCTACGCCATGCTCGAGGACGAGCGGCGGAAGATCGCCCGGGCCGCCGCCGCGGCGGCCGCGCCCCGGTCCCGCTTCGCCGGCCGGTTCAGCTTCCGCCGGCCCGCCTTCGCCGCCTCGTTCTCGGCCTTCCTGCTCCTCGTCGGCCTCGGCGCCGGCTGGCTCATCAGCGGCGCGCGGCGCGGCGGCGGGAGCTACGCCGCCCTGTCCCGCCAGGTCCAGGACATGCGCCAGCAGGTCGCCCTGTCGCTTCTGAACGACCCCTCGGCCTCCGAGCGGATCCAAGGCGTCGGCTACACCGCCGAGGTCAAGAACCCGAGCGACGCGACCCTGGCCGCGCTTTTCAAGGCCGTCGACGCCGACCCGAATCCCAACGTGCGGCTGGCCGCCGTCGACGCCCTGTACCTCTTCCGCGACCGGCCCGGCGTTCGCGAGAGCCTGGTCCGTTCCCTGTCGGTCCAGACCTATCCCCTCGTCCAGGTGGCGCTCATCGACTTCCTGGTCGAGGTGCGCGAGGCCAAGGCCGCCGACGCCCTCAAGAAGCTGATCGACGCCGGCGAGCTCACCCCGGACGTCAAGAAGCGGGCCGAGCAGGGCCTGCAGCAGATCGCGCTCTGA
- a CDS encoding DUF4097 family beta strand repeat-containing protein, whose product MNTNKRIGNILALALLAAGTCGWALAQAKEEAPDRAVVPLSNPAKPARIEVSVMRGSITIKGYDGKDVVVEARVREKALSGLVEFYSRGGRYALAMPAPPAQPAPAAVPAPAPKAATGDAEVRPHTEEELQARLLDEQERLAKRIQRDYDRQAGNYSLFFQDGKKALEDKEKKIAGMKRLSGSNSGLEVEEQDNVVTINTQSWKAATDLVIQVPRTTSLEVRSSMDGAVVVEGVSGEIDINNMQGPVTLTNVSGNTLVHTVNGDITVSLNRVAADKPLSFSTMSGDIDVTLPADIKANLKMKSDQGEIYSDFDMTVGRKATRSEEAGKAEAGKYHISFDRSLLGLVNGGGQEFSFNTFSGDIYIRKKK is encoded by the coding sequence ATGAACACGAACAAACGGATCGGCAACATCCTGGCCCTGGCCCTGCTCGCGGCCGGGACGTGCGGCTGGGCCCTGGCCCAAGCCAAGGAAGAGGCCCCTGACCGGGCCGTGGTGCCGCTCTCGAACCCGGCCAAGCCGGCCAGGATCGAGGTCTCGGTCATGCGGGGCAGCATCACCATCAAGGGCTACGACGGCAAGGACGTCGTCGTCGAGGCCCGGGTCCGCGAAAAGGCGCTGAGCGGGCTCGTCGAATTCTATTCCCGGGGCGGCCGCTACGCTCTGGCCATGCCCGCACCTCCCGCCCAGCCGGCTCCGGCCGCCGTGCCGGCGCCCGCCCCCAAGGCCGCGACAGGCGACGCCGAAGTGCGGCCGCACACCGAGGAGGAGCTCCAGGCCCGCCTGCTGGACGAACAGGAACGGCTGGCCAAGAGGATCCAACGCGACTACGACCGGCAGGCCGGCAACTACAGCCTGTTCTTCCAGGACGGCAAGAAAGCCCTCGAAGATAAGGAAAAGAAGATCGCCGGCATGAAGCGCCTCTCCGGCTCGAACTCGGGCCTGGAGGTCGAGGAACAGGACAACGTCGTGACGATCAATACCCAGTCCTGGAAGGCGGCCACCGACCTGGTCATCCAGGTCCCCCGGACGACGTCGCTCGAGGTCCGGTCGTCCATGGACGGCGCGGTCGTCGTCGAAGGCGTCAGCGGCGAGATCGACATCAACAACATGCAGGGCCCGGTGACCCTGACGAACGTCTCCGGGAACACGCTCGTGCACACGGTCAACGGGGACATCACCGTGTCCCTGAACCGCGTCGCCGCCGACAAGCCGCTGTCCTTCAGCACCATGAGCGGCGACATCGACGTCACCCTGCCGGCCGACATCAAGGCCAACCTGAAGATGAAGTCCGACCAGGGCGAGATCTACAGCGACTTCGACATGACCGTGGGGCGGAAGGCGACCCGGAGCGAGGAAGCCGGCAAGGCCGAGGCCGGCAAGTACCATATCTCCTTCGACAGGTCCCTCCTGGGGCTCGTCAACGGCGGCGGCCAGGAGTTCTCGTTCAACACGTTCAGCGGCGACATCTACATCCGCAAGAAGAAGTAA
- a CDS encoding amidohydrolase family protein has translation MSAKNRRLGILVVLVAVITVLFIVNRRQKQPAETASLILVNGKIVTVDDRFPEATWIAVAGDRIAAVGRDSKGFRRHVGDGTRIIDLGGALAVPGLIESHGHFLGLGESMTILDLTRARTWEDIVALAAEAARSAKPGQWIIGRGWHQDKWDKVPVPSVEGLPLHDALSRATPDNPVLLEHASGHSSLANAKAMALSGVTAATADPAGGKIVRDAKGRPTGAFLEEAMGLIRYEEEGTATPEEETAKMRRLVDLAARECLAHGVTTFHDAGVPFAAVDLYRKMAGEGALPVRLYVMLSAGSKALAERGPAYRMIGEAGNHLTVRAVKRLMDGALGAHGAWLLEPYSDLPSSTGLNTTSIEEMKATAKFAIENGFQLATHAIGDRGNRETLDVYEEAFKAHPGKTDLRWRVEHAQHLGAADIPRFAGLGVIPAMQPIHCTSDGPWVPKRIGEARAAAGAYVWRKLMEAGSTIPIGTDVPVERVDPMANFYAAVTRGLKDGTAFYPDQRMTREEALRGYTINGAYAAFETGLKGSLAPGKLADITVLSRDIMTCPEADIPGTEVLYTIVGGKVLFQR, from the coding sequence ATGTCCGCCAAGAACCGCCGCCTGGGAATCCTCGTCGTCCTCGTCGCCGTCATCACGGTCCTGTTCATCGTCAACCGCCGGCAGAAGCAGCCCGCCGAAACGGCCAGCCTGATCCTCGTCAACGGCAAGATCGTGACCGTCGACGACCGGTTCCCGGAGGCGACCTGGATCGCCGTCGCGGGCGACCGCATCGCCGCCGTCGGCAGGGACTCGAAAGGCTTTCGGCGCCACGTCGGCGACGGCACCCGGATCATCGACCTCGGCGGGGCGCTGGCCGTGCCCGGGCTCATCGAGAGCCACGGCCACTTCCTGGGGCTCGGCGAGTCCATGACCATCCTGGACCTGACCAGGGCCAGGACCTGGGAGGACATCGTCGCCCTGGCGGCCGAGGCGGCCAGGTCGGCCAAGCCCGGACAGTGGATCATCGGCCGGGGCTGGCACCAGGACAAGTGGGACAAGGTCCCCGTGCCCAGCGTCGAGGGTCTGCCTCTCCATGACGCCCTGAGCAGGGCGACGCCGGACAATCCCGTGCTTCTCGAGCATGCCAGCGGCCATTCGTCCCTGGCCAACGCCAAGGCCATGGCCCTTTCGGGCGTCACGGCGGCGACGGCCGACCCGGCCGGCGGCAAGATCGTCCGCGACGCCAAGGGCCGGCCCACCGGCGCCTTCCTCGAGGAAGCCATGGGCCTGATCCGCTACGAAGAGGAGGGGACGGCGACGCCCGAAGAGGAGACGGCGAAGATGCGCAGGCTCGTCGACCTCGCCGCCCGGGAGTGCCTGGCTCACGGCGTCACGACCTTCCACGACGCCGGCGTCCCGTTCGCCGCGGTCGACCTTTACAGGAAGATGGCCGGCGAGGGCGCCCTCCCCGTCCGGCTCTATGTCATGCTCAGCGCCGGCAGCAAGGCCCTGGCCGAGCGCGGCCCGGCCTACCGCATGATCGGCGAGGCCGGCAATCACCTGACGGTCCGGGCCGTCAAGCGCCTCATGGACGGCGCGCTCGGCGCCCACGGCGCCTGGCTTCTCGAGCCCTACAGCGACCTCCCGTCGTCGACCGGCCTCAACACGACATCGATCGAAGAGATGAAGGCCACGGCCAAGTTCGCCATCGAGAACGGCTTCCAGCTGGCCACCCACGCCATCGGCGACCGCGGCAACCGCGAGACGCTCGACGTTTACGAGGAGGCCTTCAAGGCCCACCCCGGCAAAACCGACCTGCGCTGGCGCGTCGAGCACGCCCAGCACCTCGGCGCCGCCGACATCCCGCGCTTCGCCGGGCTCGGGGTCATCCCGGCCATGCAGCCTATCCACTGCACCTCGGACGGGCCGTGGGTCCCCAAGCGGATCGGCGAAGCGCGGGCGGCCGCGGGCGCCTATGTCTGGCGCAAGCTCATGGAGGCCGGCTCGACCATCCCCATCGGCACGGATGTCCCCGTCGAACGCGTCGATCCCATGGCCAATTTTTACGCGGCCGTCACCCGCGGGCTCAAGGACGGAACTGCCTTCTATCCGGACCAGAGGATGACCCGCGAGGAGGCCCTGCGCGGCTACACCATCAACGGCGCCTACGCCGCGTTCGAGACTGGGCTCAAGGGATCTCTCGCGCCCGGCAAGCTGGCTGACATCACGGTCCTGTCGCGCGACATCATGACCTGCCCGGAGGCCGATATCCCCGGGACCGAGGTCCTCTACACGATCGTCGGCGGCAAGGTCCTTTTCCAGCGCTAG
- a CDS encoding serine hydrolase domain-containing protein has product MSPMARPANKNKPAKPLRRAADIALIVLAVGAVGLFVAVKIIGGHAAGPSKAPDANGARAAAPTMGPEGPLASSDEFADLEPGPEDLEGEPGDEPLPGPVMLSDPSAARPFSPVDDARLAAILDPEIERALKLGRIPSMAVVCVSGDRIVWTRSAGLSNVRVKTPAACDSVYLIASTFKTMSATALVQLMDQGKFKLDDRVSDYLDDLKIEGENKRYPVTFRNLLTHTSGLPTDFGRHSVWEDQVPSSLADYLRGRLRLARRPGTRLLYSNVAFTLVAYFVEKFSGMPFKDYMRKNIFGPVEMRDTAFEPRADMAERLAIPYMPVRRRAGLFRPVDWVKADAWPAGVVYGTAIDQARWLMAAVNGGVYKGRRIVSAAAFREMTRRQYDRFAGPINGGWLNETSGYGLAWWVSTLEGRKVIAHSGSVNGYTAFLAGDLDRKTGIAILTNGNKAHRWLYALALKALAAL; this is encoded by the coding sequence ATGAGCCCCATGGCCCGGCCGGCCAACAAGAACAAGCCCGCGAAGCCCCTGCGCCGGGCCGCCGACATCGCCCTGATCGTCCTGGCCGTCGGCGCCGTCGGGCTGTTCGTGGCCGTGAAGATCATCGGCGGCCACGCCGCCGGCCCGTCGAAAGCGCCGGATGCGAACGGCGCCCGGGCCGCCGCGCCGACCATGGGCCCCGAAGGCCCGCTCGCGAGCTCCGACGAGTTCGCCGACCTGGAGCCCGGCCCCGAGGACCTCGAAGGCGAGCCCGGCGACGAGCCCCTGCCCGGACCGGTCATGCTCTCCGATCCCTCCGCCGCGCGCCCCTTCTCGCCGGTCGACGACGCCCGGCTGGCCGCCATCCTGGATCCCGAGATCGAGCGGGCCCTCAAGCTCGGCCGCATCCCGTCCATGGCCGTCGTCTGCGTCTCCGGCGACCGCATCGTCTGGACGCGCTCGGCCGGCCTGTCCAACGTCCGGGTCAAGACCCCGGCCGCCTGCGACAGCGTCTATCTCATCGCCTCGACATTCAAGACCATGTCGGCGACCGCCCTGGTGCAGCTGATGGACCAGGGCAAGTTCAAGCTCGACGACCGGGTCAGCGACTATCTGGACGACCTCAAGATCGAGGGCGAGAACAAGCGCTATCCCGTGACCTTCCGCAACCTCCTGACCCACACCTCCGGCCTGCCGACCGATTTCGGGCGGCACTCGGTCTGGGAAGATCAGGTCCCGTCCTCGCTGGCCGATTACCTGCGCGGCCGGCTGCGCCTGGCCCGGCGGCCCGGGACGCGGCTGCTCTACTCGAACGTCGCCTTCACCCTCGTCGCCTATTTCGTCGAGAAGTTCTCCGGGATGCCGTTCAAGGACTACATGCGCAAGAACATCTTCGGCCCGGTCGAGATGCGGGACACCGCCTTCGAGCCGCGGGCCGACATGGCCGAGCGGCTGGCCATCCCCTACATGCCGGTGCGGCGGCGGGCCGGCCTCTTCCGGCCGGTGGATTGGGTCAAGGCCGACGCCTGGCCGGCCGGCGTCGTCTACGGCACGGCCATCGACCAGGCCCGCTGGCTCATGGCCGCCGTCAACGGCGGCGTATACAAGGGCAGGCGCATCGTCTCCGCGGCCGCGTTCCGGGAGATGACCCGCCGCCAATACGACCGCTTCGCCGGGCCCATCAACGGCGGCTGGCTCAACGAGACTTCCGGCTACGGGCTGGCCTGGTGGGTCTCGACGCTCGAAGGCCGGAAGGTCATCGCCCACAGCGGCAGCGTCAACGGGTATACGGCTTTCCTGGCCGGGGACCTGGACCGGAAGACCGGCATCGCCATCCTGACCAACGGCAACAAGGCCCACCGCTGGCTGTACGCGCTGGCCCTCAAGGCCCTGGCCGCGCTCTGA
- a CDS encoding ankyrin repeat domain-containing protein, translating to MKTWVLVLALILAIVVLVLFAFGGGVSGPLPGSSRQAPPAQDIFDALRKGDIAAVKALVEKTPALVDARDGDGLTPLHHAAAGGDAELIALLMAKGAKFDSANIRAKTPLHLAAMNDHAGAVAALLAGGAPLETRDDYQRTALILCARERGQAATGRLLIEAGADVNAADKFGSSALDLAAWRGKAEFVDLLLAKGARVPEGGRSWQGLLFQAASNGLDTLFRRLTDKGQDVKAEDPSGQTFLQAAAAGGSAGIIGLLIDRGFDPARADGFGWPPLHYAARDGRLEAARTLLERGAPLEARTIMGQSAYDVAKERAMADTASFLAEKGADRGGIRFPVLEGDFLGQKPPAGDEPELFAPGIVSSVWGLHSAPVFSPDGNEVYWAPMMTFPGEVYSRGGLLMMKRTNGRWSPPAWAPFSGPEFSDDVPFFSYGGKRIYFISSRPLAGETAGGSERIWFAERTAAGWSGPRPLDPGVNAYDLHWAFSLDRRGDLYFSARAADSRGGEDIYLARFSDGRYEKPVNVGEPVDTAAGENTPFVSADGSYLLFCREYDIWASFRGAGGRWSGPVKLGPEINTAAVEICPVVTADGKYLFFLSGRGGESRAYWASARAIEKLRPAAPQK from the coding sequence ATGAAGACCTGGGTGCTTGTCCTGGCCCTCATCCTGGCCATTGTCGTCCTCGTCCTTTTCGCCTTTGGCGGGGGCGTCTCCGGTCCCCTTCCGGGGTCCTCCCGGCAGGCGCCCCCGGCCCAGGATATCTTTGACGCGCTCCGCAAGGGCGATATCGCCGCCGTCAAGGCGCTCGTCGAGAAGACGCCGGCGCTCGTGGACGCGCGCGACGGCGACGGCCTGACCCCGCTCCATCACGCCGCGGCGGGCGGGGACGCCGAACTGATCGCCCTCTTGATGGCCAAGGGGGCCAAGTTCGACTCCGCGAACATCCGGGCCAAGACCCCGCTCCACCTGGCGGCGATGAACGACCACGCCGGCGCGGTGGCCGCGCTGCTGGCCGGGGGGGCGCCGCTCGAGACGCGGGACGACTATCAGCGGACGGCCCTCATCCTCTGCGCCCGCGAGCGCGGGCAGGCGGCGACGGGGCGCCTCCTTATCGAGGCCGGGGCGGACGTCAACGCCGCTGACAAGTTCGGCTCCAGCGCCCTCGACCTCGCGGCCTGGCGCGGCAAGGCCGAGTTCGTCGACCTCCTCCTGGCCAAGGGCGCCCGCGTGCCGGAGGGCGGGCGGTCGTGGCAGGGCCTGCTCTTCCAGGCCGCTTCGAACGGGCTGGACACGCTCTTCCGGCGCCTGACCGACAAGGGCCAGGACGTGAAGGCGGAGGATCCGTCCGGCCAGACGTTCCTGCAGGCCGCGGCCGCGGGCGGGTCGGCCGGGATCATCGGCCTCCTGATCGACCGGGGCTTCGATCCGGCCCGGGCCGACGGCTTCGGCTGGCCGCCGCTCCATTACGCGGCCAGGGACGGCCGGCTCGAAGCGGCCCGGACGCTCCTAGAACGGGGAGCGCCGCTCGAGGCCCGCACGATCATGGGACAGTCGGCATACGACGTCGCGAAAGAGCGGGCGATGGCGGACACGGCCTCGTTCCTGGCCGAAAAGGGCGCCGATCGCGGCGGCATCCGCTTCCCCGTTCTGGAAGGCGATTTCCTGGGCCAGAAGCCGCCGGCCGGGGACGAGCCCGAGCTGTTCGCCCCGGGGATCGTGTCCTCGGTCTGGGGCCTGCACAGCGCGCCGGTCTTCTCCCCGGACGGGAACGAGGTCTATTGGGCGCCGATGATGACCTTTCCCGGGGAGGTCTATTCCCGGGGCGGACTGCTGATGATGAAGCGGACGAACGGACGATGGTCGCCGCCGGCCTGGGCCCCGTTCTCCGGCCCCGAATTCAGCGACGACGTCCCGTTCTTCTCTTACGGCGGGAAGAGGATCTATTTCATCTCCTCCCGGCCCCTGGCCGGCGAAACGGCCGGCGGGTCCGAACGGATCTGGTTCGCCGAGAGGACCGCCGCCGGCTGGTCCGGGCCGCGGCCGCTCGATCCCGGCGTCAACGCCTATGACCTGCATTGGGCGTTCTCGCTGGACAGGCGGGGGGACCTCTACTTCTCCGCCCGGGCCGCCGACAGCCGGGGCGGCGAGGACATCTACCTGGCCCGCTTTTCGGACGGGAGGTACGAGAAGCCGGTCAACGTCGGCGAGCCGGTCGACACGGCCGCCGGGGAGAACACGCCTTTCGTCTCGGCCGACGGCAGCTACCTCCTGTTCTGCCGCGAATACGACATCTGGGCGAGCTTCCGCGGGGCGGGCGGCCGCTGGTCCGGGCCGGTCAAGCTCGGCCCGGAGATCAACACCGCCGCGGTCGAGATCTGTCCCGTCGTCACGGCCGACGGCAAGTATCTGTTCTTCCTGAGCGGCCGCGGCGGGGAAAGCCGTGCCTATTGGGCGAGCGCCCGCGCGATCGAGAAGCTCAGGCCGGCGGCCCCGCAAAAATAG
- a CDS encoding tetratricopeptide repeat protein, with amino-acid sequence MTARRKTGRTLLALALAAAFASGALAGPARPGGGGAAPQKKKKVSEEKDPKYQCELGVIALRYGLPDQAVLYGRQAVALDPSFFDGWQLLGSAYAQKGELVQAAEAFEKAAAIKPGAGDVQRQLGLVYLGLNETAKAESALKTAFDAGGDAESAYALGKLFYTQKRFDEAMDYAVKAIQKDGKSAKAYNLKGVLLNQKGRYAEAAGAFQAGLVLLPEDVGLQVNLGIALFNSGESTRARKVFEAVLPRIEAGELKKQVQDYIQAIKDAGK; translated from the coding sequence ATGACCGCTCGGCGAAAGACCGGAAGGACGCTCCTGGCGCTGGCCCTGGCTGCGGCGTTCGCGTCCGGCGCGCTGGCCGGGCCGGCCCGGCCGGGCGGCGGCGGCGCGGCGCCGCAGAAGAAAAAGAAGGTGTCCGAAGAGAAGGACCCGAAATACCAATGCGAGCTGGGCGTCATCGCCCTCCGCTACGGCCTGCCCGACCAGGCCGTTCTCTACGGCCGGCAGGCCGTGGCCCTCGACCCGTCGTTCTTCGACGGCTGGCAGCTGCTCGGGTCGGCCTACGCTCAGAAGGGAGAGCTCGTCCAGGCCGCGGAGGCCTTCGAAAAGGCCGCGGCCATCAAGCCCGGGGCCGGCGACGTCCAAAGGCAGCTGGGCCTGGTCTACCTCGGGCTCAACGAGACGGCGAAGGCCGAGTCCGCCTTGAAGACGGCCTTCGACGCGGGCGGCGACGCCGAGTCCGCCTACGCCCTGGGCAAGCTCTTTTACACCCAGAAACGGTTCGACGAAGCGATGGATTACGCCGTCAAGGCCATCCAGAAGGACGGCAAGAGCGCCAAGGCCTATAACCTCAAGGGCGTGCTCCTCAACCAGAAGGGACGCTACGCCGAGGCCGCCGGGGCTTTCCAGGCGGGGCTGGTCCTCCTCCCGGAGGACGTCGGGCTGCAGGTCAACCTGGGCATCGCGCTGTTCAACAGCGGCGAGTCCACCAGGGCCCGCAAGGTCTTCGAGGCGGTCCTGCCCAGGATCGAGGCCGGCGAGCTTAAGAAGCAGGTCCAGGACTACATCCAGGCCATCAAGGACGCCGGCAAGTAG
- a CDS encoding DUF2007 domain-containing protein yields the protein MNWVTVHTSNGVTEAEILRNMLESFGIPARVSAEAVGKVLGMTVDGMGRAALLVPADRATEAQDILAEHFTAEA from the coding sequence ATGAACTGGGTCACCGTCCATACATCCAACGGAGTCACGGAGGCGGAGATCCTCAGGAACATGCTCGAATCCTTCGGCATCCCCGCGCGGGTCAGTGCCGAAGCCGTAGGCAAGGTTCTCGGGATGACCGTCGACGGGATGGGCCGCGCGGCCCTTCTCGTCCCCGCGGATCGAGCCACGGAAGCCCAGGACATCCTGGCCGAGCACTTCACCGCCGAAGCCTGA
- a CDS encoding glycosyltransferase family 4 protein — translation MSVFLVDSVREWREDQRQVLAVARELGRRGYAAHLILEPGSDILRRASDEGLPVLPVRMRGRIGWLVRRRLAGLMRARRCRLVHAFDALAASLGLAAAAAAEVRVRVLSRPAGSSPLEGRPPFGSIDAVIAGTEAIKSILVQGGVAETSVEVVPPGADFSRFTSQPPDDLVRRELGLDPGDFLVGAILPLEDDLGQRALLEAAAIAAAQSPKIKVVVLGEGSLRLEAAEGSAPPPMDNVRYLLGLRGQAPRVLASLNMFVLFSHLDGLGGQLVEAMASGLPVAAADIGMARDLVVNRENGFLVPARNAKALADAILKVHFDRNLAARLGAKGRETVLEKYSEEAMARRIVGVYEYRAHRKGLKLS, via the coding sequence GTGAGCGTTTTTCTCGTCGATTCCGTCCGCGAGTGGCGCGAGGACCAGCGCCAGGTGCTGGCCGTTGCCCGTGAGCTCGGCCGCAGGGGCTACGCCGCGCACCTGATCCTCGAACCCGGCAGCGACATCCTGCGCCGGGCCTCGGACGAGGGCCTGCCCGTTCTCCCGGTCCGCATGCGCGGCCGGATCGGCTGGCTCGTCCGCCGCAGGCTGGCCGGCCTGATGCGGGCCCGCCGCTGCCGGCTGGTCCACGCCTTCGACGCGCTGGCCGCGTCGCTCGGCCTCGCGGCGGCGGCCGCGGCCGAGGTCCGCGTGCGCGTCCTGTCGCGGCCGGCCGGCTCGTCGCCGCTCGAAGGGCGGCCTCCCTTCGGATCGATCGACGCGGTCATCGCCGGGACGGAGGCGATCAAGTCCATCCTCGTCCAGGGCGGCGTCGCGGAAACGTCAGTCGAAGTCGTGCCTCCGGGCGCGGATTTCTCGCGATTCACGTCCCAGCCGCCCGACGACCTCGTCCGCCGGGAACTCGGCCTCGATCCCGGGGACTTCCTCGTCGGCGCGATCCTGCCGCTCGAGGACGATTTGGGCCAGCGCGCCCTGCTCGAAGCCGCGGCCATCGCCGCCGCCCAGTCGCCGAAGATCAAGGTCGTCGTCCTCGGCGAGGGATCGCTCCGTCTCGAGGCGGCCGAAGGGTCGGCCCCGCCGCCCATGGACAACGTCCGTTATCTTCTCGGCCTGCGCGGCCAGGCGCCGCGGGTCCTGGCCTCCCTGAACATGTTCGTCCTGTTCTCCCATCTCGACGGCCTCGGCGGCCAGCTCGTCGAGGCCATGGCCAGCGGGCTGCCCGTCGCGGCCGCCGATATCGGGATGGCGAGGGACCTTGTCGTCAACCGCGAGAACGGCTTCCTCGTCCCCGCCCGGAACGCCAAGGCCCTGGCCGATGCCATCCTCAAGGTCCACTTCGACCGCAACCTGGCGGCGCGCCTCGGGGCCAAGGGCCGGGAGACGGTCCTCGAGAAGTATTCCGAGGAGGCCATGGCCCGGCGGATCGTCGGCGTCTACGAGTACCGGGCCCACCGCAAGGGCCTCAAGCTCAGCTGA
- a CDS encoding TolC family protein translates to MIKRRIPGAFFALAALALACGTGFAQEKKELSLTLEDSILRALKNNLNVAAEVINPSLASATVSQARQMYAPTFEVGLSGNHYEQLSTWSLQSAGSYIDRSTSASAAITQKIPFGGTLQAALSYDYSKNNQLFQSYNPSYTSRLNFVLTQPLLKNFGWTVSRKEILVAQNNFEVSRSQFRNTLIDTIYSVESAYWNLVYSVENLKTLRLSLESGKDLLAKTKREVQVGTKAPIEVLNAEATVARREADILQAEALVKRCQDQLRTLLNIEVDPSALGTSLVPADKPEFKPLTITLEDAMAKAVARRPDLEASKSAIEGKRINFRVAKNQRLPQLDLQLSKASPGISGQQYIYDESNPFLPPTAGDPGSASAAFRDAFKFLYNNWTAGVTLTVPFGDIFGKAQYTYAKLDLEQAVAKLKTQEQQVFLEVSDAVRSLETAAKSVDAYRIARELAEKQLEAEMKKLSVGMSTNYFVLTYQDALASARSLEIKALVDYNVAVANIAKATGSTLEDRGITLSDYIK, encoded by the coding sequence ATGATCAAGAGACGGATCCCCGGCGCGTTCTTTGCGCTGGCCGCGCTGGCCCTGGCCTGCGGCACCGGCTTCGCCCAGGAAAAGAAGGAACTCAGCCTGACCCTCGAGGACTCGATCCTCCGGGCCCTCAAGAACAACCTCAACGTGGCCGCCGAGGTCATCAACCCCAGCCTGGCCTCGGCCACGGTCTCGCAGGCCAGGCAGATGTACGCGCCGACCTTCGAGGTCGGCCTGAGCGGCAACCACTACGAGCAGCTCTCTACCTGGTCCCTCCAGTCCGCCGGCAGCTACATCGATCGCTCGACCAGCGCCAGCGCCGCGATCACGCAGAAGATCCCCTTCGGCGGCACGCTCCAGGCCGCGTTGAGCTACGACTATTCGAAGAACAACCAGCTCTTCCAGAGCTACAATCCGTCATACACCAGCCGCCTGAACTTCGTCCTGACCCAGCCGCTGCTCAAGAACTTCGGCTGGACCGTCAGCCGCAAGGAGATCCTCGTCGCCCAGAACAACTTCGAGGTCTCCCGCAGCCAGTTCCGGAACACCCTCATCGACACGATCTATTCGGTGGAATCGGCCTATTGGAACCTCGTCTACAGCGTCGAGAACCTCAAAACCCTGCGGCTGTCCCTGGAGAGCGGGAAAGACCTCCTGGCCAAGACCAAGCGCGAGGTCCAGGTCGGCACCAAGGCGCCCATCGAGGTCCTGAACGCCGAGGCCACCGTGGCCCGCCGCGAGGCCGACATCCTCCAAGCCGAGGCTCTGGTCAAGAGATGCCAGGACCAGCTCCGGACGCTCCTCAATATCGAAGTCGACCCTTCGGCGCTGGGCACGAGCCTGGTCCCGGCCGACAAACCCGAGTTCAAGCCCCTCACCATAACCCTCGAGGACGCCATGGCCAAGGCCGTGGCCCGGCGGCCCGATCTCGAGGCGTCCAAGTCGGCGATCGAGGGGAAGCGGATCAATTTCCGCGTGGCCAAGAACCAGCGCCTGCCCCAGCTCGACCTCCAGCTGTCCAAGGCCAGCCCGGGCATCTCCGGACAGCAGTACATCTACGACGAGAGCAACCCGTTCCTGCCGCCCACGGCGGGAGATCCGGGCAGCGCTTCGGCGGCCTTCCGCGACGCTTTCAAGTTCCTCTATAACAACTGGACGGCCGGAGTGACCCTGACCGTCCCCTTCGGCGACATCTTCGGCAAGGCCCAGTACACCTACGCCAAGCTCGACCTCGAGCAGGCCGTGGCCAAGCTCAAGACCCAGGAGCAGCAGGTCTTCCTCGAGGTCAGCGACGCCGTCCGGTCGCTCGAGACGGCGGCCAAGAGCGTCGACGCCTACCGCATCGCCCGCGAGCTGGCCGAGAAGCAGCTCGAGGCCGAGATGAAGAAGCTCAGCGTCGGCATGTCGACGAACTATTTCGTCCTGACCTACCAGGACGCCCTGGCCAGCGCCCGGTCGCTGGAGATCAAGGCCCTGGTCGACTACAACGTCGCCGTCGCCAACATCGCCAAGGCCACCGGCTCGACCCTGGAGGACCGCGGCATCACGCTCAGCGACTACATCAAGTAG